The Papilio machaon chromosome 17, ilPapMach1.1, whole genome shotgun sequence genome segment cccTTTATGTTGGCTGACTTGtcctggatgccttgcagattgtgttaagacgaatattgtcgtccgagtcagagcccTTTATGTTGGctgacttgttctggatgccttgcagattgtgttaagacgaatattgtcgtccgagtcagagcccTTTATGTTGGctgacttgttctggatgccttgcagattgtgttaagacgaatattgtcgtccggGTCACATCCACCGAAGAATTGACCTGTCCAATAGTACCGATTGTGAACAGTTAACCTACATGCTGTTTAGTGACAAGGCGGTGTTATCTGACTTAATTGTTACGAGACGCTCGCCTTAAGTCTTAAGTATCATATGAGGATTGTAATGAGTAGTCCGTCAGGATGCCGAACGGAATAGGTACAACTGCAGTTCATTGTTTCAGAGAATCGCCCGAGGACGGTCGAATGTCAGTCCGGCCGTGtcggcgtatccgccaaagtcaaatgactggttgactttttcagccaaacgaagcgtcactgtcgatggttgtgagggcggccattgaacagtgttgttcgagacggcgcccgcgcaccacgcttgcgacgaatcgcttagcatctaattaacaattaaaatctagcgcttaattaagttgatctcgcattggttagacactacagtgttcgttccactgtgtattttgggttacctaacccttattaaacaactgcgattgcaacaaggactcgtgATCTGTTCACACCCACCTGCCGAAatacccgcttttatactcgcacaatatgatttctgatgaaggccctcctgccccttcatATATTTTCTATACTCAAATCACAACAACACAAAGGTGAAAGaatcaacagatttcaaaaattaaaaacctatgattattattatatatgtcTGAAAGATTCCGCGTGGATTAGCCTTATGTCGTTAATCAATGTTAtgattaagaaaaatgtatgaGAATCAAATATAGAAAGtagaagatttttaatttattttacatcataaggtggcaaatgagcaagccgTCATCATTCGTCGAAATGCGAAGCGATCGCTGACCACGGAtatctgcatttgcagatctgttgcctaactttaatcaacggaggaggagacgcacggATACAGGATATTTCCCCTCCTTCGCTTAATCCACTTCCACTTCTCATCACTTCGTGAGAAgtgaacgtggactaaaaacTAAGCCTCCGGCACGCAAGATAATTCAGTTCTGAGAAAACTATTCATTTAATGATTTCGTTTCTGACAGTTTATTTGGTAGCTCATTTTAGCCTTTTGTGACTCCAAAAATTGTACCGTGTCGTGAAACTTTACTTTTCTTTGTTGCGCCGAGCCAAAGTTTAtattaggtttatttttattacgctCGAAAACTTTTGCGTATCTGCGAAGACAGTTACAGTCTGTGGTTACGGAAATTGCGTAACCTGCCCAAACTGCATACAATTACTACATTGTTGTATGAAACTTGTTTTGTTTGGAATAAGttttacttgattttttttaaagtcgaTTCGGAATTCTTTCATTTATGTGtttaataaacacaaaaagtCATCTAAATTTCATTCGTTTTTCATTAATGGTGGTTACATAGACAGTTCTAGAAAAAAAGTGTTcttctttcttaaaggccgatGCGTCTGCAGTGCCTCTGTTGTTACGGATATTTGCCCTCTTGtactaaataaagttatgaaaCCATTAGGTGAAATTTCCGGGATATAggaatttaacattaatactgctaaatttactgttttaattcgCTTGATTGATTGTATTGGCTTATAGTAAACAATCTATATGGTAATAGGCGACGGCGCAGACCGATATTTTTTAGAGGCCGCATCCTTATTATGTAAATCCGGAGTACGGGTGAGTTGCCTAATCCGTAATCGGACGATGTCGATATTGTTCAGATTGTTCCACCTTTATTGGGGGATAGGAATATCGATTTTCCGACTTACCGCTTGTAAGGCGATTTATTTAAGCGGCAAGGTTGGAATAATTCTACATCGCAAGGAGCGTTTCGTATTTTcttaatactataaaaatgtcTTGGCATCTGAGATGTGTGtgtactaatttttttatgataaaaggTGTCAAGCGAAAGGTAGATCACTAAATTAAGTACAACTAagcataacaataaaaaaataatttagatgaaaatattttgaaaaatgaatCTATTACCTGTAGGAACTGTTTATGAATAAGGTTGTTTATGAATAACgcttaataaaaatcttcaatttaaatttaaatgaaaatattgtaaagtaaattgtaaagtattttataaattatatttaaatgttatattataaatattatacgttAAGAATATCCTTTTAAACTTATGAAACAAGTACATAAGAACAATGTAATATCTCATCTTGTTATAtaaggaaaatataatattaaaaatgaattctaTTCGAAGAAGAtttcatgttattttgtttgtgtatTGAAGTTTATTTCCGCGGCGGTGTTACAAAGGAAAATCATTACGGTCTAAGGCGTCTCGTTACAATCAGAAATAAAGACACGTTAAGAAAGTTCAGCGTCGTCCGAACTTCTGTCCCCCGGGTTACTTCTTTGACAGTTCGCTAGGAGTTAGAACCTTATAAATAGTATACCCGAAGGAAGGAATTTTCAACATTACAGAGTGTTTTTCATGATAGTAAAAAGTCCTCGCGGAACAAATTCGAACAGGACAAAAGTAGGCGCATGATAGTTTTTTGTCGTTCCCCTATCCCCTTTGGACATCTAAACgataatattagattttatatcGTAAAAGGTGCGGTAGCTTTTAGCAGTTTCGAATAAGTTATGACAAGGATAGGCCACTTCGGATATCttggttaaattaaaattgttttcccTTCATAGCGATTTTACCTATACCAACTTTAACTGAGAGCTTAAGACTTAagtattcatcatcatcagcacaGCATACTATACTTCCCCAccgaggagctcggagcctaccctaatttaggggtgaccacgctggcccagtgcgggtaggttgacttcacacatagcattgaatttcttttcagatatgtgcaggttgcaacacgatattttccttcaccgtaagaacgttggataaatgtacagatgtaaatcaaaactcgaaaaacacattggtacatggcgggattcgaacccaggatttatagattgcaagtcaagtgcttaatctctgagccaccgacactctTAAGTATTATGttctatttaaacaatatagataaataaatgaagatGACTCGATGCCCTTATTCACGGCTCCTGGTCCTGTTCACTACGTCAAGGCCAAGTCTTATGTGCGGGAGCGACGTTGTCCGGATGCAACACGTATTCCATCGCTCCTTGTTACAACGAATTCGTTATTCTTACTTTAGTAACTGTACAAGTTACTAATCGAAAATCATACAAACGGTTTTATAGCAATCCACTGACCTCTTCGTACAAGCCCGTTGTATGCGTACGTGGGTTTCCAAACTATCCATATGTGGAAGAagaacacaaaaataaatactacctactttttgttttttcaatataaccttatatttaattaattattttggtttagtttaaatttaaatattaagaagtaataatataactatGTATCTCGTAAGAATCAAATGGACTTAGTTTTTaaagtatgtaataaatgaaggagtttgctataaatattaataaaatatttttaaaaagaggGAGCTAGGTTGCGCAGCGCGACTCGAGGGAAATCAGTACCTTCAGTAATTATGTGTTTTTGTCTCTTCgccgacattttttttttgatattctGCCACTAGTCAACAATGAAATTCTCTTGAGCTGgctgatatttaaaaaaaactttttataatttccgataagtaaaattctttataatatccacatgtaacataaatattgtattttatgtaggtcataggtgaaaatttatagtatgcttttaaaataaaacatttgaacaGAATTTAGCaacttcaatttaaatactaatgtttGCTTTCCGAGATCCAAATTCCGGTTTAAAACATTCCTctttttatctttgacaaaacagataacaatatatttcataGAAAGATATtcgtcttagaaaccaacgataagatAGTTTCaggttttaaaattgaatctaatttaatttggcaCTGTTAGAAATCATATAAGATCATTCCGAAATAAGGGGCAAATTCTATCTTCTATATACACTTACttccaaaatattaacattaaaatgtaataaaaaaaactgtacgttaaaaattattttattattaattattgttacattaaataaaataaaatatttcaagttactaacattttcaaaattcacAATATTACAGGTTTATAGGAAGttataaggaaaaataaaattaattaatacgcGAATTTGGTTGTAACGTGGACCTGCGCGTTGgattaaattctatttgtttcttattttGAACATCACGTGCATTTGTTCCAACTTGTACTTTGTCAtcgtatttaaaacaaattctaCCGGATCCCATTTTATTCGATGCGGACGCTATTATAGAAGCCATGGTATACGCCGGATGAGGTAAATCTGGGAATTGTGATATGTATTTGCGTTGTTCatctttttcttctttcaaATCACTTATATCAGTTAAGATTGTgtctttttctattaaacttaaatcaGATTCGGTTAATTTTGAATCATTAGTGATCTCAGAGTTACTATGCGATTCACAGCGATAATATGATAATCTGAGATGTGATAAATCATCAATAAATGAACCCTCAACGGTTTCCTTCGTTAAGTTGAAATTTGAATTGATTTCTAATGTATCATTATTTTGGAAACTCATTTtgcactttataaaaatatggttaTGGTTATTCTAGTTTGCTAGTTACACGGAAGTTCGTTTGACAGCACTTACTGTTACCCTCCATTGTTATTTTTCGGTGGTATGATTAcccgcatttaaaatattatccacAGACTAAATAACTTTGTCCTAAAATCATATCTAtggtatgaaataaaatgttatttttcaataatattaaagaaaaattaagttaccaagttaaaatttagtttaccAATAATctatttgataatattatctatcaaatttaaacgtagtttttttttgtatttatgtatgtacccactgtcgcctgcgactatgttcgcgcggaattaaaaatacttaattatagtacatctttatcaaatttcagcgagatgtGATGaacctttctggagataccttcaaacaaacatccatccatcgatccatccatacattcgcatttataatattagtaagatataatataagaaacaaaacatCGAGATATTGATGCCAATATGTTACTACAGATATTTTTgcacgtttaaaaaaaaacaactataaCGATTCGCCACGATACCCGTTCAATCCATTGGAGATACCGGGACAACTGAGGGGGTTTTAGTGAGTAGAAACCTGACATAATACCTGCCTTTCCccaaaatatctttataagtTTCTCCCCGATAACAAAAAAAGGATTGACCATCAGTATGTCTTTCACAGGATAGCCAATAAGTTGTTATTTTGATATGTAATTACTTTCCTTAAAATAAGGTgagataaatttttatatgagtTAGTCGACACTTTTAACTTATTATCTTGTTCGGATTATGAATCATCTCCATCTGTTATCTCAAAAAAATCGCAAATATGTCAGGTAACTGTTAAAGTACCTAAAGCCGGAGATATTACATGACAAGAATATCTTATCTAGACATATATGATATTAAGATGTACTATAAAAGAATAAGTCGTTTCAACATCACATAATTTTGATCGAATATATCAAGCATCATGAAGGTGGCTATAGTATTTCTCTCTGTGCTAGCTCTGAGTCTCTCAGCTCCTCAGGTGAGGAAGGTTTTCCACGAACATGCTGAGGACTTCCTCGACCTGATCGAGGAAGAATCTGGTCACGAAATTATGCACCTGGTCGAACACTACCTCGAATTCGAAGAGTTCACCAAGTCTCTTGACTACTTGTCCTCCCCCAACTTCAGGAATCTTGTCTACGAAATGGAATCTTTACCTGAATTCAAAGCTGTGAGTATTATTTCTATAAGATATATGTTCTCTCATTTGCTCTTATAATTAATCgtgatataagtaaaatagatttattattgttactaaaTTGGTCGTAATACTTATTGTGAACTTTCGATACTTTAAACACAATTTATCAACTTTCAAATTTCAGGTGATCGACTTCTTGGAAAAAGACAATATTGACGTTACATACTACGTTGAGCGATTGAATGAAATGATCGgtaagaataattaatttacatagtaAAAAGGTAGAAAAGTATGGTATgtcattatataaaatattgtatatcaATGTTTCTTAAATATCGGTATCATAAGCTAGAACtacgtccacgcggaattgaAAGAATCCCgactatgatctatatctatgtcaaatttcatcgagatccgttgaggcattctggagataccttcaaacaaacatccatccgtccatccatctaaatatttgcaatattgcaattttataacattagtttgATGTATGTTTCTTTGTTACCAACTGTAGCCTAAATGATTTATCCTATTTTGAAGGTATAACTAGAATCGTATTTTCCTGTGGAGTGTTAAATATACATAGATTCAGTCAGACTTCTTGctttctaaataataataataacttgttaaacagattatttacaaaacgACAAAAGGATTCGCCACACCCTGAGCGGTAAAGACATGACCGCTTTCATCAACGACTGTATCGCTATCTTCCCCAAAGACAAGCTGACGGCCCTCTACGAAGAGAAGATTGTAGAAGATGAAGAATTCAGAGTAGCTATGGAAAACCTGAATAGCGAGGAGTGGGACCAAGTGTGGAACGCTCTCTGGGAGAGTGAGGCCTTCATTGAGGAAGCTAACATTCTTCTTGAAAATGGAATCGACCTGAAAGTTCTCCTTCGTGAGGTTAAAGCTGTGTTTGGACAGTTCaagaagtaaatttaatgtacattACTTGTTGATgttctataataaataaaatttaacttatttatccaacatttttttatttaatttcaatttatatataaataaggcATTGGTTATGccttaagttttataaaactactaTAACTCTTTACGATTACTTCAGATATCGCAATGGAAAACTCTATCAGTACCtcgatttattttgtataacgtAGACTCTAATCAAACTTTCCTAATCCGGACAAGTTTATCATGAAAAAGTTTATGTAGCAATGTTTTCTTCTCGTCGAATGTTGTAAGAAACCCtttcaaaatgttattctCTTCAACGTTGCATCGTGAGTTCATTAGGTGTATTGTTCCTATTGttctaaattattgtttattgcaGTCGTTATGTTGTTTTCTGATATAATTTATCCGATGTTTGTTCTTTGAAACAATCGCTCGGAAGAATCGGGGTGCGCACCTCGGCCCGTCAAGTCGTTCTCGTACATCTTCACAGTttctattttaacaatttcaagACATCAACTGCAAGATGAGGAATGAGTTTGttctttcatttttcttttatattggaCTTCCTTCCGGAAATACGGTTCCCTTGAGCATTACTGAGGTGAGTTGTATTAGGATTGTGagtctttttatataataaaacgttaatttgtagtaatttgtctatttctttaaaatgaaatgtataaagttggttaaaaatcttataaattaattaatataaaaataatttatccaaATTTTCAAAGTGGATTCCcattatatatttctaaacTGTTTTAACatgattaattttttgaatgaccgaaaaaaaaatattgagagaatatatttttagataactatttattaaaatatttttttgtgtgtcgatttcaaaataataacttgCTTCATCATTATCTGTTAATAAATCAGGTTTTCAAAATGTAGGAACGGAATATGTTctaagtaatttaaacttaaataaatgttttagctTACAACAGGATACACTGTGGAGAAAAAATTCCAAACGACAGACGATACGATAGATATAACGGATACGTCTATTTTATTTCCTGATGacacaacatttaaaactattcCTAAATTTGATCTTGAAGATCATCGTAATACTATTAATGATTCGGAAATACTAAGTCAAGGAGTTGAGAGtccaaataatataaatggtCGATCGTTCATATTTATacgtcaaaaatttaaaagtccTATGCTGAATTTATTTCACTCACAAATGCTAAATCCTAACGATGTCATAAACGCATCACCAAAATCAGCTTTGTCAAATATAGACAACGATAAATTTGAAGAATTAAGCCGAAGATTTGCTACTCTAAATGTTGCGAACCCGCCCAAAGATAAGATGGCAATGGAGAAAATGTCTAAGACGCTTGATAAAACTCAAGGGACCTTACTAAGTCAATTGTGTTACAGTAGGTTAAAGTTAGAAAACGATGGAatggttaataaaataaaagacaaactGAAAGTTCAGGATGTAGAAAGAGCTGCAAACGAACATCGTGAATATTTGGAGTTGCTCAAACCACCATTGTTAAGCAAAGCATATAATGAAGATGCTCCAAAACTAGCAATGCACGAAATTGACCGCCAAAAGATTGAACCTTCTAATGTTTCACCTTATGTACGTAACCAGGATACTGCTCTAACTTTCGCAAAAATATCATCAAATTTAAGAGatagttttatgaaaaagtataACAAAGATAGTCGTTCTTACAAGTCTAAAGGAacttatactaaaaataaagtaacaaatcacCAGCACAACAATCAACATAATCTGCACgatgtaacatttcataacgTTGAGGACAATATGGTGCGAAAAGATAATGAAGAAAACACCGACGATTATAAAAGTACAGGtaaattatctaaaaataattttgatgttaaagt includes the following:
- the LOC106721677 gene encoding uncharacterized protein LOC106721677, with the protein product MKVAIVFLSVLALSLSAPQVRKVFHEHAEDFLDLIEEESGHEIMHLVEHYLEFEEFTKSLDYLSSPNFRNLVYEMESLPEFKAVIDFLEKDNIDVTYYVERLNEMIDYLQNDKRIRHTLSGKDMTAFINDCIAIFPKDKLTALYEEKIVEDEEFRVAMENLNSEEWDQVWNALWESEAFIEEANILLENGIDLKVLLREVKAVFGQFKK